A stretch of the Anaeromyxobacter sp. genome encodes the following:
- a CDS encoding ParA family protein, producing MRRIAFINEKGGTCKTTLAVNTGAWLATGRSLRVLLADLDTQGHAGKSLGVDVRGLSPTVHEWLLGQASFEEVVRPTPVPGLDLLPANKALAGLPVALAAAPDRATRLASRLAGIPAGRYDAVLIDSPPSRSLITENVLYAADAIVVPVALTYLALDGCAEIMESLDDLRAAHGRAPELALVVPALYRKTQLADEILATLRQRFPDQLSHAVLGWSVKVDEAQSFGRTVFEHAPRSPGAVALAEIADEVLVRALGAPPPRR from the coding sequence ATGCGCCGGATCGCCTTCATCAACGAGAAGGGCGGCACCTGCAAGACCACCCTGGCGGTCAACACCGGGGCCTGGCTGGCCACCGGGCGCTCGCTGCGCGTCCTGCTGGCCGACCTCGACACCCAGGGCCACGCCGGCAAGTCGCTGGGGGTGGACGTGCGCGGCCTCTCGCCCACGGTGCACGAGTGGCTGCTCGGCCAGGCCTCGTTCGAGGAGGTGGTGCGCCCCACCCCGGTGCCGGGCCTGGACCTGCTGCCGGCCAACAAGGCGCTGGCCGGCCTGCCGGTGGCGCTGGCCGCGGCGCCCGACCGCGCCACCCGGCTGGCCTCCCGCCTGGCCGGGATCCCGGCCGGGCGCTACGACGCGGTGCTCATCGACTCGCCGCCCTCGCGCTCGCTGATCACGGAGAACGTGCTCTACGCGGCCGACGCCATCGTGGTGCCGGTGGCGCTCACCTACCTGGCGCTGGACGGCTGCGCCGAGATCATGGAGTCGCTCGACGACCTGCGCGCCGCCCACGGCCGCGCGCCCGAGCTGGCGCTGGTGGTGCCGGCCCTCTACCGCAAGACCCAGCTGGCCGACGAGATCCTGGCCACCCTGCGCCAGCGCTTCCCGGACCAGCTCTCCCACGCCGTCCTGGGCTGGTCGGTCAAGGTGGACGAGGCGCAGAGCTTCGGCCGCACCGTCTTCGAGCACGCCCCGCGCAGCCCCGGCGCGGTGGCCCTGGCCGAGATCGCCGACGAGGTGCTGGTGCGGGCGCTGGGGGCGCCGCCGCCGCGCCGCTGA
- a CDS encoding transcriptional regulator has translation MNDVPSPPDEFASPGREPKVIKRYTNRKLYDTVESRYVTLDEIAEMIKAGAEVKVVDNRTKDDLTAVTLAQIIFEEEKKTSKMSLKTLLGLIRHGSEVAQQLVDGAGGDLRGKVDAVRQAAESRVQGLLARGQQTGERARELVSASQEALASLQKRIDERVRAAAEGVQHLPEVNRQLEDISQRIAALESKLDELTRK, from the coding sequence ATGAACGACGTGCCCTCGCCGCCCGACGAGTTCGCCTCCCCCGGACGCGAGCCCAAGGTGATCAAGCGCTACACCAACCGGAAGCTCTACGACACGGTGGAGTCGCGCTACGTCACGCTCGACGAGATCGCCGAGATGATCAAGGCGGGCGCCGAGGTGAAGGTGGTCGACAACCGCACCAAGGACGACCTCACCGCGGTCACCCTGGCGCAGATCATCTTCGAGGAGGAGAAGAAGACCTCCAAGATGAGCCTGAAGACCCTGCTCGGCCTCATCCGCCACGGCAGCGAGGTGGCGCAGCAGCTGGTGGACGGCGCCGGCGGCGACCTGCGCGGCAAGGTGGACGCGGTCCGGCAGGCGGCCGAGAGCCGCGTGCAGGGGCTGCTGGCGCGCGGCCAGCAGACCGGCGAGCGGGCCCGCGAGCTGGTGAGCGCCTCGCAGGAGGCGCTGGCCAGCCTGCAGAAGCGCATCGACGAGCGGGTGCGCGCCGCCGCCGAGGGCGTGCAGCACCTGCCCGAGGTGAACCGGCAGCTGGAGGACATCTCGCAGCGCATCGCCGCGCTGGAGTCGAAGCTCGACGAGCTGACGAGGAAGTAG